A stretch of the Kazachstania africana CBS 2517 chromosome 12, complete genome genome encodes the following:
- the RPS24A gene encoding 40S ribosomal protein eS24 (similar to Saccharomyces cerevisiae RPS24A (YER074W) and RPS24B (YIL069C); ancestral locus Anc_7.262) gives MSDAVTIRTRKVITNPLLARKQFVVDVLHPNKANVSKDELREKLAEVYKAEKDAVSVFGFRTQFGGSKSTGFGLVYNSVADAKKFEPTYRLVRYGLAEKVEKASRQQRKQKKNRDKKVFGTGKRRAKKMARRNAD, from the exons ATG TCTGACGCTGTCACTATCCGCACAAGAAAGGTTATCACTAACCCATTATTAGCTAGAAAACAATTCGTTGTTGACGTCTTACACCCAAACAAGGCTAATGTCTCCAAGGATGAATTACGTGAAAAATTAGCTGAAGTCTACAAGGCTGAAAAGGATGCTGTCTCTGTTTTCGGTTTCAGAACCCAATTCGGTGGTTCCAAGTCCACTGGTTTCGGCTTAGTCTACAACTCTGTTGCTGACGCCAAGAAATTCGAACCAACTTACAGATTAGTTAGATACGGTTTAGCTGAAAAGGTCGAAAAGGCTTCCAGACAACAAAGaaagcaaaagaagaacagAGACAAGAAGGTCTTCGGTACCGGTAAGAGAAGAGCTAAGAAGATGGCTCGTCGTAACGCCGattag
- the YOS1 gene encoding Yos1p (similar to Saccharomyces cerevisiae YOS1 (YER074W-A); ancestral locus Anc_7.263) codes for MLFGLGRLFYVILLLINAVAVLSEERFLSRIGFGKNANEAPAFGQQENTTKSKVVQLIGAIQTLLRIPLIGINILIIIYELVLG; via the exons ATGCTTTTTGGATTAGGAAGACTGTTTTATGTCATTCTTTTGTTGATCAATGCCGTAGCAGTACTAAGTGAAGAGAGATTTTTGAGTAGGA TCGGTTTTGGTAAAAACGCAAATGAGGCCCCTGCTTTTGGGCAGCAAGAAAATACAACAAAGTCTAAAGTTGTCCAATTGATTGGGGCTATTCAAACTTTATTGAGAA TTCCACTTATTGGTATAAACATTTTGATCATTATTTATGAATTAGTATTGGGTTAA
- the PTP3 gene encoding tyrosine protein phosphatase PTP3 (similar to Saccharomyces cerevisiae PTP3 (YER075C); ancestral locus Anc_7.264) produces the protein MTYLDGPHHRNGDTLFNMNDVSESQLKMPPLSPANNKNFLSRSPLSPGHPSLMKSITAPVLSSAKTYEQRFLKPDGVHIISPLELGKLITTQEQSSLLILDLRSFTDYSKSFIKHSLHISLPSTLLKRKNFTFEKLLQNLTPSEQQLLNTKFDHLNGLKIIVYDNSTIQDDNSISLACFGITSKILNYPLYKKDKNSVSVLSSGFFQFEILFPELVSDIILPDSSIDTANSIEDISMSETNLSIRLSSMNISTSPSSLATPQKNFANDSPISASSPISALFKFQLPFTKTNASPFKIPQNEESMNLESYLNAVNIKEEYSRWQHRKENQGGNSLHTFQFPKRTETDQTGSNNKIDEFKDKLSVQIKYSNLVSKYSQEEIDSNIPKWFQELMSRTKVQFASQFQKLDILEKKRLNSSLSMKSSTRSSRDSKGSIFAMDFKYPGHLQTSSDVTMSSNNSISIQSISPTPNPSLSNNKYGHQKRSHSQPFLLSSMKKKWLHDINNSDEDDEEDNIVISSGVELGSKNRYKDIFPYEHTRVKLRKRSRNEFSSISSILSNELKENIEENEELDEVRDNLDIWDNYINANYLKLPELTLENELRENLEFSPLPPVSEKVRYIATQAPLLSTVHDFYTCILNDRVPLVIALTNEVENGLEKCFKYWEERDYNGIKIELSEELQLIESNDNVILRKIKLLYDNNTKTYELLQLQIKNWPDLGTLNDPLEIIQAVVFKNILIKTLFDKNVFQKDFLPTVLVHCSAGCGRTGTWCTIDSILSNLDNFDILRNEFRKGSSENKLYDPVAWTINVFRKQRISMVQNINQFLFIYDSLLHFFTLKINDDVYQKTQDKQDAENSMMLLLEKFKDLNIIERFVESKITEPLPIFV, from the coding sequence ATGACATACTTAGATGGTCCTCATCATCGTAACGGGGACACTTTGTTTAACATGAATGACGTCTCTGAGTCCCAGCTGAAAATGCCTCCTCTTTCTCCTGCCAATAACAAGAACTTCCTATCAAGAAGTCCTTTAAGTCCAGGTCATCCATCGCTTATGAAATCTATTACAGCACCAGTACTCTCAAGCGCTAAGACATACGAGCAGAGGTTCCTTAAGCCTGATGGTGTACATATAATATCGCCTTTAGAGTTGGGCAAACTCATCACTACTCAAGAACAAAGTTCATTACTCATACTGGATTTACGATCGTTTACAGATTACTCCAAATCGTTTATTAAACACTCTTTGCATATTTCTCTACCGTCTACATTACTGAAGAGAAAGAACTtcacttttgaaaaattattacagAATTTAACTCCCAGTGAACAGCAGTTGCTCAATACTAAGTTCGATCATTTAAATGGTCTGAAAATTATTGTCTACGATAATAGTACCATTCAAGATgataattcaatatcactgGCATGTTTCGGTATCACTTCGAAAATCTTAAATTACCCACTTtataaaaaagataaaaatagCGTTTCTGTCTTATCTTCAggtttctttcaattcgAAATATTATTCCCAGAATTAGTAAgtgatattattttacCGGACTCATCAATCGATACTGCAAATTCTATTGAAGATATAAGCATGTCGGAAACTAATCTCTCGATCAGATTATCAAGCATGAATATCTCCACATCACCATCAAGTCTGGCTACTCCACAGAAGAATTTCGCTAATGATTCACCCATATCGGCCTCCTCACCAATATCTGCATTATTCAAGTTCCAATTACCTTTCACGAAAACCAATGCCTCACCATTCAAAATTCCTCAAAATGAAGAGTCAATGAATCTAGAATCATACTTAAATGCTGTAAATATCAAAGAGGAATACTCCAGGTGGCAACACCGGAAGGAAAATCAAGGTGGTAACAGTTTACACACTTTCCAGTTCCCAAAGAGAACTGAAACAGATCAAACCGGTAGTAACAACAAAATCGATGAgttcaaagataaattaagcgttcaaataaaatattcaaatttagtaTCTAAATATtcacaagaagaaatcgaCTCCAATATACCCAAATGGTTCCAAGAATTAATGAGTAGGACAAAAGTTCAATTTGCATCacaattccaaaaattaGACATCTTGGAAAAGAAACGTTTAAACAGTTCATTGTCTATGAAAAGCAGTACACGAAGTAGTCGTGACAGTAAAGGTTCTATATTCGCCATGGATTTTAAATATCCAGGCCATTTACAAACAAGTTCTGACGTCACGATGTCGTCGAATAATTCAATTAGTATACAGTCAATATCGCCTACACCAAATCCATCATTGTCCAATAACAAGTATGGTCATCAAAAGAGATCCCATTCTCAACCATTCCTTCTATCTtctatgaaaaaaaaatggttacacgatattaataattctgacgaggatgatgaagaggaCAATATCGTCATCTCATCGGGAGTCGAATTAGGTTCCAAAAACAGATATAAAGATATATTTCCTTACGAGCATACAAGGGTTAAATTGAGGAAAAGAAGCAGAAACGAATTTTCATCTATATCTTCTATCCTAtcaaatgaattaaaagagaatattgaagaaaatgaagagtTAGATGAAGTAAGAGATAATCTTGACATTTGGGATAATTATATCAATGCTAACTACCTAAAATTGCCTGAACTTACATTGGAAAACGAATTAAGAGAAAACTTGGAATTCAGTCCACTACCTCCTGTGTCAGAAAAAGTTCGTTATATTGCAACTCAGGCGCCTTTGTTGAGTACTGTACATGATTTTTATACATGTATTCTCAATGATAGAGTTCCTTTGGTTATTGCTCTTACTAATGAAGTAGAAAATGGACTTGAAAAATGTTTCAAGTATTGGGAAGAAAGAGATTATAATGGTATTAAGATTGAACTATCTGAAGAATTACAGTTGATTGAATCTAATGATAACGTCATTTTGAGAAAGATTAAGTTATTGTATGATAATAATACGAAGACTTATGAATTACTACAATTacaaattaaaaattggCCAGATTTAGGAACTTTGAATGATCCATTGGAAATTATTCAAGCGGTagtattcaaaaatattctaaTTAAAACGctctttgataaaaatgtgTTCCAAAAAGATTTCCTACCCACAGTCTTAGTACATTGTTCTGCTGGATGTGGGAGGACTGGGACTTGGTGTACAATTGATTCGATTCTGTCCAATCTAGATAATTTTGACATTTTAAGAAACGAATTTAGGAAAGGATCATCGGAAAACAAGTTATATGATCCGGTGGCTTGGACAATTAATGTTTTTAGAAAGCAGAGAATATCAATGGTTCAGaatatcaatcaatttttgtttatttatGATTCTttattgcatttttttaccttaaagataaatgatgatgtaTATCAAAAGACGCAAGATAAGCAAGATGCTGAAAACTCAATGATGcttttattagaaaaattcaaagatcttaatataattgaaagatttgtTGAAAGCAAAATAACTGAACCATTACCAATTTTTGTATAG
- the VTC1 gene encoding Vtc1p (similar to Saccharomyces cerevisiae VTC1 (YER072W); ancestral locus Anc_7.260) gives MSSAPLLQKTPGNKIALPTRVEPKVFFANERTFLSWLNFTVMLGGLGVGLLNFGDKVGRISAILFTLVAMGTMIYALVTYHWRAAAIRRRGSGPYDDRLGPTLLCFFLLIAVVINFILRLKYSEQ, from the coding sequence ATGTCATCCGCACCACTATTACAAAAGACTCCTGGAAACAAGATTGCACTTCCAACTAGGGTTGAACCTAAGGTTTTCTTTGCTAATGAGCGTACTTTTCTATCATGGTTAAACTTCACAGTTATGCTAGGTGGGTTAGGTGTCGGtctattgaattttggtGATAAAGTCGGTAGGATAAGTGCTATTCTATTCACCTTAGTTGCCATGGGTACAATGATTTATGCATTGGTGACTTATCATTGGAGGGCCGCTGCTATTAGACGTAGGGGCTCAGGTCCATACGACGACAGATTGGGCCCTACTTTGTTATGTTTCTTTCTATTGATTGCAGTTGTTATAAACTTCATCTTGAGATTGAAATACTCTGAACAATAG
- the ALD5 gene encoding aldehyde dehydrogenase (NAD(P)(+)) ALD5 (similar to Saccharomyces cerevisiae ALD5 (YER073W); ancestral locus Anc_7.261), with amino-acid sequence MLSRTCSKVSGSSSVLRRFTRLYSQNSLSVPITLPNGIKYEQPTGLFINGEFVPSHSGETFKVLNPSTEEKITDIYRADVADVNTAVKAAKNAFDNHWSQVDPEVRARGLFNLADLIEEHADTLASIESMDNGKSMICARGDVDLVSKYLRSCGGWADKIYGKVMDTGKDHFAYSIREPIGVCGQIIPWNFPLLMWSWKIGPALATGNTVVLKPAELTPLSALYAANLVKEAGIPAGVVNIIPGSGRVVGEKLCTHPDVKKIAFTGSTVVGRNIMKTASDTVKKVTLELGGKSPNIVFADADIDKAVENIGHGIFFNSGEVCCAGSRIYVQDTVYEKVLQKFKDYAESLKVGNPFNSGVFQGAQTSAKQVEKILAAIDSGVKDGARIVTGGKRHGNKGYFIQPTIFADVREDMDIVKEEIFGPVVTVSKFSTVDEVVSMANDSQYGLAAGIHTRDINKAINVSNRVKAGTVWINTYNAFHQNVPFGGFGQSGIGREMGESALDNYTQIKSIRMALENNQV; translated from the coding sequence ATGCTATCTCGAACATGCTCGAAAGTATCGGGCTCATCTTCTGTATTAAGAAGATTTACCCGTTTATATTCTCAAAATAGTTTATCTGTGCCTATTACTTTACCAAATGGTATCAAATATGAACAACCTACTGGTTTGTTTATAAATGGTGAATTCGTACCTTCTCATTCTGGAGAGACATTCAAAGTGTTAAATCCATCtactgaagaaaaaattaccGATATATACAGAGCTGATGTTGCTGATGTTAATACAGCCGTGAAAGCTGCTAAAAACGCTTTCGATAACCACTGGTCTCAAGTGGATCCCGAAGTACGTGCTCGTGGCTTATTCAATTTGGCTGATCTGATTGAAGAACATGCTGACACCTTGGCAAGTATCGAGTCGATGGATAACGGTAAATCAATGATCTGTGCACGTGGTGATGTAGATCTGGTGTCAAAATACTTGCGTTCATGTGGTGGTTGGGCAGATAAGATTTATGGGAAGGTTATGGACACAGGCAAGGACCATTTTGCATATAGTATAAGAGAACCAATAGGTGTCTGTGGTCAGATTATTCCATGGAATTTCCCATTACTAATGTGGTCGTGGAAAATTGGTCCAGCTTTAGCAACAGGTAATACTGTCGTCTTGAAGCCTGCTGAATTGACCCCACTTTCTGCACTATATGCAGCCAACTTGGTAAAAGAAGCAGGTATCCCAGCAGGTGTTGTCAACATCATTCCAGGTTCAGGAAGAGTCGTTGGTGAGAAATTATGTACCCATCCGGACGTTAAGAAAATAGCATTCACGGGCTCAACTGTTGTTGGCCGTAATATCATGAAGACAGCCTCCGACACTGTAAAGAAAGTTACTTTAGAATTAGGTGGTAAATCACCAAATATTGTCTTTGCTGATGctgatattgataaagCCGTGGAAAACATTGGTCATggtattttcttcaactcTGGTGAAGTCTGCTGTGCTGGTTCAAGAATTTACGTCCAAGATACTGTCTACGAAAAAGTCttgcaaaaattcaagGATTACGCTGAATCGTTAAAGGTTGGAAACCCATTCAATTCAGGTGTTTTCCAAGGTGCTCAAACATCTGCTAAACAAGTAGAAAAGATTTTGGCTGCCATTGACAGTGGTGTTAAAGATGGGGCACGTATTGTGACCGGTGGTAAGAGACATGGTAACAAGGGTTATTTCATTCAACCAACCATCTTTGCAGATGTTAGAGAAGATATGGATATCgtgaaagaagaaatctttGGCCCTGTCGTTACTGTTTCTAAATTCTCTACTGTGGATGAGGTCGTTTCTATGGCTAATGATTCTCAGTACGGATTAGCCGCAGGTATCCACACCAGGGATATCAACAAAGCTATCAATGTATCGAATAGAGTCAAAGCAGGCACCGTTTGGATTAACACATACAATGCGTTCCATCAAAATGTACCATTCGGTGGATTTGGACAATCAGGTATCGGTCGTGAAATGGGTGAATCAGCTTTGGACAACTACACCCAAATTAAATCGATCAGAATGGCCTTAGAAAATAATCAAGTTTAG